The Gemmatimonadota bacterium genome has a segment encoding these proteins:
- the ssb gene encoding single-stranded DNA-binding protein: protein MSKSLNKVILIGNLGAEPELRSTTGGGRVATLSLATGRQWKDASGQKQEKTAWHRLIAWNNKNGQQLADICERYCKKGDKLYIEGEIDYRSWDDKDGTKRYTTEITVRELIMLSGKGEGEGGGGGGGGWSGRAAGSGSSAPAKGGGAAKKDDSFDEVPEALDAEDDDLPF from the coding sequence ATGAGCAAGAGTCTCAACAAGGTGATCCTGATCGGCAACCTCGGCGCTGAGCCCGAGCTCCGATCCACGACGGGCGGTGGTCGCGTCGCGACCCTCTCCCTCGCCACGGGCCGGCAGTGGAAGGACGCCAGCGGCCAGAAGCAGGAAAAGACCGCCTGGCACCGGCTGATCGCCTGGAACAACAAGAACGGCCAGCAGCTCGCCGATATCTGCGAGCGCTATTGCAAGAAGGGCGACAAGCTCTACATCGAGGGCGAGATCGACTACCGCTCCTGGGACGACAAGGACGGCACCAAGCGTTACACCACCGAGATCACCGTCCGCGAGCTGATCATGCTCTCCGGGAAGGGTGAGGGCGAGGGTGGCGGTGGGGGCGGCGGGGGCTGGAGCGGTCGGGCCGCGGGCTCCGGCAGCTCGGCGCCGGCGAAGGGCGGAGGGGCCGCCAAGAAGGACGATTCCTTCGATGAGGTCCCCGAGGCGCTGGACGCCGAGGATGACGATCTGCCGTTCTAG
- the bamD gene encoding outer membrane protein assembly factor BamD — translation MRTRYAALCLLGAAACATPGQVRRVETQVAVMQRNQERADSARAAELARIIAMQTRAMDSLMAVTRTLDRVDRGSREQTAELLEARKQILAIQQRIDQSQQGLRELRAQLDARSEMAAAAISIGDTVVSTTPTTSPVTTPAPVAGAPSAAVLYANGQQSLRINAFGTARNAFRELLKAYPTSSYAPDAAFYIGDAFLREQRTDSAQVSFGRVVREFPASMRAAAALYKLGVMAQDRGDLAAARGYFQQVVSPRYRAADEYELAQDRLKTLPL, via the coding sequence ATGCGCACTCGATACGCCGCGCTCTGCCTGCTCGGAGCCGCGGCCTGCGCCACGCCCGGCCAGGTGCGGCGTGTCGAGACGCAGGTCGCCGTGATGCAGCGCAACCAGGAGCGCGCCGATTCGGCGCGCGCCGCGGAGCTTGCCCGCATCATCGCCATGCAGACCCGGGCCATGGATTCCCTGATGGCGGTGACCCGCACGCTCGATCGGGTCGACCGCGGCAGCCGCGAGCAGACCGCCGAATTGCTCGAGGCGCGCAAGCAGATCCTCGCGATTCAGCAACGGATCGATCAGAGTCAGCAGGGCCTGCGCGAACTGCGCGCGCAGCTGGATGCGCGCAGCGAGATGGCGGCGGCGGCGATCAGCATTGGTGATACCGTCGTGAGCACCACGCCGACCACGAGCCCGGTCACCACCCCGGCGCCGGTGGCCGGCGCGCCGAGCGCCGCCGTGCTCTATGCCAATGGGCAGCAGTCGCTGCGGATCAATGCCTTCGGGACGGCACGGAACGCCTTCCGCGAGCTGTTGAAGGCGTACCCGACCTCGAGCTACGCCCCGGACGCGGCGTTCTACATCGGCGACGCCTTTCTCCGCGAGCAGCGGACCGACTCGGCGCAGGTCTCGTTCGGCCGCGTGGTGCGAGAGTTCCCGGCGTCGATGCGGGCCGCCGCCGCACTCTACAAGCTCGGCGTGATGGCGCAGGACCGCGGCGACCTGGCCGCGGCGCGAGGCTACTTCCAGCAGGTGGTCTCGCCGCGGTACCGGGCGGCCGACGAGTACGAGCTGGCGCAGGATCGTCTCAAGACCCTGCCGCTCTAG
- a CDS encoding biopolymer transporter ExbD, with the protein MAGLGGLGRRRRRRTLNAEVNIINLVDVVLVLLIIFMVTAPMMQGGIEVRLPKAATTPIANRDALTISVTRDGRVAVEDQVLTMADFRRMIPGIVQRKAPKAIYIRGDADGRSGDLVTVLGLVRKTGISSVGIVAEPDGR; encoded by the coding sequence ATGGCAGGGCTTGGCGGACTCGGGCGCCGGCGCAGGCGCCGCACGCTCAACGCCGAGGTGAACATCATCAACCTCGTCGACGTGGTGCTGGTGCTGTTGATCATCTTCATGGTCACCGCCCCGATGATGCAGGGCGGGATCGAAGTGCGCTTGCCAAAGGCGGCCACCACCCCGATTGCCAATCGCGATGCACTGACGATTTCGGTCACGCGCGACGGGCGGGTGGCGGTCGAGGATCAGGTGCTGACGATGGCAGATTTCCGCCGGATGATTCCGGGCATCGTGCAGCGCAAGGCGCCGAAGGCGATCTACATCCGCGGCGACGCCGATGGCCGCAGCGGTGACTTGGTGACGGTCCTTGGCCTGGTACGGAAGACGGGGATCAGCTCGGTCGGGATCGTGGCGGAGCCCGACGGCCGATGA
- the uvrB gene encoding excinuclease ABC subunit UvrB encodes MPDFEVHAPFQPAGDQPRAIAELTAGLVRGDKYQTLLGVTGSGKTMTLANVIAAYRKPTLILSHNKTLAAQLYGEMKQFLPGNAVEYFVSYYDYYQPEAYVPSTDVYIEKDASINQDLEALRLRATSSLMEREDVVIVSTVSAIYGLGDPAAYRALMVSIAVGEERGRDAILTDLVGIQYQRNDASFEPGTFRVRGDTVEIFPAYDEQAVRIELWGDQVEKITRFHPVSGNAISQLERCAIYPAKHFVTQRPTVEKAVGLIRAELQGRLLELRSAGKLLEAQRLESRTTFDIEMLLEVGTCAGIENYSRFLSGRMPGERPACLFDYFPPEFLVVVDESHVSLSQINGMFNGDRARKTTLVEYGFRLPSALDNRPLMFDEFLALSPQIINVSATPGDLELKMSGGTIVEQIIRPTGLIDPEIDIRPVRGQVDDLLGEIRKREAAGERVLVTTLTKRMSEDLADYLQQAGVRVRYLHSDIDAIERVEILRGLRLGEFDVLIGINLLREGLDLPEVSLVAILDADQEGFLRSDRSLIQTCGRAARNINGRAILYADRITGSMERALNEMSRRREIQRAHNIEHNITPMGIVKSLDEVRLSTHVADQRNERTDRADTRAARKGAPAEPLDLHDPAQRAVAIAALEQQMRQAAANLEFELAAMLRDQLNDLRAADAPNVKRGGYRGGRR; translated from the coding sequence ATGCCCGATTTCGAGGTCCACGCCCCCTTCCAGCCCGCCGGTGACCAGCCGCGCGCCATCGCCGAGCTCACGGCGGGGCTCGTGCGGGGGGACAAATACCAGACCCTGCTGGGGGTGACCGGCAGCGGCAAGACGATGACGCTCGCCAACGTCATCGCCGCGTACCGCAAGCCGACGCTGATCCTCTCGCACAACAAGACGCTCGCCGCGCAGCTCTACGGCGAGATGAAGCAGTTCCTCCCCGGCAACGCGGTGGAGTACTTCGTCTCGTACTACGACTACTACCAGCCCGAAGCGTACGTCCCCTCGACCGACGTCTACATCGAGAAGGACGCCTCGATCAACCAGGACCTCGAGGCGCTGCGGCTCCGCGCCACCTCGTCGCTGATGGAGCGCGAGGACGTGGTGATCGTCTCGACCGTCTCGGCGATCTACGGCCTCGGCGACCCGGCGGCCTACCGCGCGCTGATGGTGAGCATCGCCGTCGGCGAGGAACGCGGCCGCGATGCGATCCTCACCGACCTCGTCGGCATCCAGTACCAGCGCAACGATGCGTCGTTCGAGCCCGGCACCTTCCGGGTGCGTGGCGACACCGTCGAGATCTTCCCGGCCTACGATGAGCAGGCCGTGCGCATCGAGCTCTGGGGTGACCAGGTCGAGAAGATCACCCGCTTCCACCCCGTCTCCGGGAATGCGATATCGCAGCTCGAGCGCTGCGCGATCTATCCGGCGAAGCACTTCGTGACCCAGCGCCCAACCGTCGAGAAGGCCGTCGGCCTGATCCGCGCCGAGCTGCAGGGGCGGCTGCTGGAGCTGCGGTCGGCGGGGAAGCTGCTCGAGGCCCAGCGGCTCGAGTCGCGCACCACCTTCGACATCGAGATGCTGCTCGAGGTCGGGACCTGCGCCGGCATCGAGAACTACTCGCGATTCCTCTCCGGCCGCATGCCCGGCGAGCGCCCCGCCTGCCTCTTCGACTACTTCCCGCCCGAGTTCCTGGTGGTGGTCGACGAGTCGCACGTGTCACTGTCGCAGATCAACGGAATGTTCAACGGCGACCGCGCCCGCAAGACGACGCTCGTGGAATACGGCTTCCGCTTGCCGTCGGCGCTCGACAACCGGCCGCTGATGTTCGACGAGTTTCTCGCGCTCTCGCCGCAGATCATCAACGTCTCCGCGACGCCGGGCGACCTCGAGCTCAAGATGAGCGGCGGCACCATCGTCGAGCAGATCATTCGGCCCACCGGGCTGATCGACCCAGAGATCGACATCCGCCCCGTGCGCGGCCAGGTCGACGACCTCCTCGGCGAGATCCGGAAGCGCGAGGCCGCGGGCGAACGCGTCCTCGTCACCACGCTCACCAAGCGGATGTCGGAGGACCTCGCCGACTACCTGCAACAGGCCGGCGTGCGCGTCCGCTACCTCCACTCCGACATCGACGCGATCGAGCGGGTCGAGATTCTCCGCGGTCTCCGCCTCGGCGAGTTCGACGTCCTGATCGGGATCAACCTGCTCCGCGAAGGACTCGACCTCCCCGAGGTCTCGCTGGTCGCGATTCTCGACGCCGACCAGGAGGGCTTCCTCCGCTCGGACCGCTCGCTGATCCAGACCTGCGGCCGCGCGGCACGGAACATCAACGGCCGCGCCATCCTCTACGCCGATCGGATCACCGGCTCGATGGAGCGGGCGCTCAACGAGATGAGCCGCCGGCGCGAGATCCAGCGCGCGCACAACATCGAGCACAACATCACGCCGATGGGGATCGTGAAGTCGCTCGACGAGGTGCGCCTCTCGACCCACGTCGCCGACCAGCGCAACGAACGCACCGATCGCGCCGACACCCGCGCGGCGCGGAAGGGGGCGCCGGCCGAGCCGCTCGACCTGCACGATCCGGCGCAGCGCGCCGTGGCGATCGCCGCGCTCGAACAGCAGATGCGGCAGGCGGCCGCGAATCTCGAGTTTGAACTCGCGGCGATGCTGCGCGACCAGCTCAACGACCTCCGCGCCGCCGATGCCCCCAACGTCAAGCGCGGCGGCTACCGCGGCGGCCGGCGATGA
- a CDS encoding TonB family protein has protein sequence MMGSQRAGLVGTLMAHGVLAGLVFVTVGRATEDAPLVYAVDLLAAPLPSDAPRRAATEATPTNDPDVAPSVKPPKKVKPEPEKPKPKPMPGVKEEKPLPVRSTNTPAPGETPSTGRDQVTVKQAGFQGAFPGYVNNIVEQVRVRWAQPTLSRPLKTEVAFTILKDGSVTGIEVTVKSGSYGFDAAAMAAIEAAGNAKAFGPLPAAFPGDALPVTFFFTPKGPQ, from the coding sequence ATGATGGGGTCGCAGCGCGCCGGGCTCGTGGGCACGCTGATGGCGCATGGGGTGCTGGCAGGCCTCGTCTTCGTCACCGTGGGTCGTGCAACGGAGGACGCGCCGCTCGTCTATGCGGTGGACCTGCTGGCGGCACCGTTGCCGTCCGATGCCCCGCGCCGCGCGGCCACCGAGGCGACGCCGACCAACGATCCCGACGTCGCCCCCTCGGTGAAGCCACCCAAAAAGGTGAAGCCCGAACCCGAGAAGCCCAAGCCGAAGCCGATGCCAGGCGTGAAAGAGGAGAAGCCGCTGCCAGTGCGGTCCACCAACACGCCGGCACCGGGTGAGACGCCAAGCACGGGGCGCGATCAGGTCACGGTGAAGCAGGCGGGCTTTCAGGGGGCGTTCCCGGGCTACGTGAACAACATCGTCGAGCAGGTCCGCGTCCGCTGGGCGCAACCGACATTGTCGCGTCCGCTCAAGACCGAAGTCGCCTTCACGATCCTCAAGGACGGCTCGGTCACCGGGATCGAGGTGACCGTGAAGTCCGGCAGCTATGGCTTTGATGCGGCGGCGATGGCGGCGATCGAGGCGGCAGGCAATGCCAAGGCGTTTGGGCCGCTGCCCGCGGCGTTCCCCGGGGACGCGCTCCCCGTGACCTTTTTCTTCACCCCGAAGGGGCCGCAGTGA
- the rimI gene encoding ribosomal protein S18-alanine N-acetyltransferase, whose amino-acid sequence MDGPCRLRPASLADVAAIARLELRAFSDAWTEAQLVESLSASGALGLVAQEDDDIIVGHLIGRTVVDEGEILTLAVAPERRRRGIAAGLLVEAMTIMAGRGVGRVWLEVRASNEPAQALYREHGFTPAGRRRGYYREPVEDALVLRRDLPLSASPGPPLP is encoded by the coding sequence ATGGACGGCCCCTGCCGTCTCCGCCCAGCATCGCTCGCTGACGTCGCCGCGATCGCCCGGCTCGAGCTCCGCGCCTTCTCCGATGCGTGGACCGAGGCGCAACTGGTCGAGTCGTTGTCAGCCTCCGGTGCGCTCGGCCTCGTGGCGCAGGAAGACGATGACATCATCGTGGGCCACTTGATCGGCCGCACCGTCGTGGACGAGGGAGAGATCCTCACGCTGGCCGTGGCGCCTGAACGCCGGCGGCGCGGCATTGCGGCCGGACTGCTGGTCGAGGCGATGACGATCATGGCAGGGCGGGGAGTCGGCCGTGTCTGGCTGGAGGTGCGTGCCTCCAACGAGCCCGCTCAGGCGCTGTACCGGGAGCATGGCTTTACCCCGGCGGGGCGTCGGCGAGGCTATTATCGTGAGCCGGTGGAGGACGCCCTCGTGCTGCGGCGCGACCTTCCCCTTTCTGCATCACCCGGTCCCCCACTGCCGTGA
- a CDS encoding MotA/TolQ/ExbB proton channel family protein, giving the protein MARTNVTRSGLSLTQLEALTMALDGVVRRTAERAGRLIPWLAIIGATAPLLGLFGTVLGIINAFQGISAGGSSTIASVGPGIADALVATAAGLGAAIPAVVFYNIFTARLERVEGELERTAQETIGALGREGLL; this is encoded by the coding sequence ATGGCCCGCACCAATGTCACCCGCAGTGGTCTCTCGCTCACGCAGCTCGAGGCGCTCACCATGGCGCTCGACGGCGTGGTGCGTCGCACCGCCGAGCGTGCCGGTCGCCTCATTCCCTGGCTCGCCATCATCGGCGCCACCGCACCATTGCTCGGCCTCTTCGGCACCGTCCTCGGCATCATCAACGCCTTCCAGGGCATCTCGGCCGGCGGGTCGAGCACGATCGCCTCGGTCGGCCCGGGCATTGCCGACGCGCTGGTGGCGACGGCGGCGGGCCTCGGCGCGGCAATCCCGGCCGTCGTGTTCTACAACATCTTCACGGCGCGGCTCGAGCGGGTCGAAGGCGAGCTCGAGCGGACGGCGCAGGAGACGATCGGCGCATTGGGTCGCGAGGGGCTCCTCTAG
- the tsaB gene encoding tRNA (adenosine(37)-N6)-threonylcarbamoyltransferase complex dimerization subunit type 1 TsaB: MDTATDRCTVAATDETRVVERHIDGARQHARSVLGLIDELLAELDAAPRDIRRMLTADGPGSFTGLRVAASVAKGIAWAGQVEWHVAPSLLVRAAAHAPVNGGVVLALSDALRGDLYAGCWRFSPGRVDRVGDPPRARTPASLAEFGTVDVVVGSVPEPLRAAVEAATGRTLIWGEAALPSARVLLALDGLAGGTLPVTDVAGWEPEYGRPAEAQAVWEKKHGRPLPSPPSIAR, translated from the coding sequence TTGGATACTGCGACGGACCGCTGCACCGTCGCCGCGACCGATGAGACCCGCGTGGTGGAGCGGCACATCGACGGCGCACGGCAGCATGCGCGGTCGGTGCTCGGACTCATCGACGAACTGCTCGCCGAGCTTGATGCCGCGCCGCGCGACATCCGCCGGATGCTGACGGCCGACGGGCCGGGTTCGTTCACCGGATTGCGCGTCGCGGCGTCCGTGGCGAAAGGAATTGCCTGGGCAGGGCAAGTCGAGTGGCACGTTGCGCCCTCGCTGCTGGTCCGCGCGGCGGCACATGCCCCCGTGAACGGCGGCGTGGTGCTCGCCCTGAGCGATGCACTGCGTGGCGATCTCTACGCGGGTTGCTGGCGCTTCTCGCCCGGCCGCGTCGATCGAGTGGGCGATCCGCCGCGCGCGAGGACACCGGCGTCGCTGGCCGAGTTCGGCACGGTGGACGTCGTGGTGGGCAGTGTGCCGGAACCGTTGCGGGCCGCCGTCGAAGCGGCCACGGGGCGCACGCTGATCTGGGGCGAGGCGGCGTTGCCGTCGGCGCGTGTACTGCTCGCCCTTGATGGCCTCGCGGGCGGAACGCTGCCGGTGACCGATGTGGCGGGATGGGAGCCGGAGTATGGCCGCCCCGCCGAGGCGCAGGCGGTCTGGGAGAAGAAGCATGGACGGCCCCTGCCGTCTCCGCCCAGCATCGCTCGCTGA
- the tsaE gene encoding tRNA (adenosine(37)-N6)-threonylcarbamoyltransferase complex ATPase subunit type 1 TsaE, with protein MSAPVLDLAALEGAGRELGATLPTGSVVWLQGDLGAGKTTLTRAILIGRGVTTPGASPTYALVHHHEGPRGSVYHLDCYRLRHPDQAADLDWETLATADLLLIEWPERAGAWAPPPTHRIHLGHVDEHTRSMEVT; from the coding sequence ATGAGCGCGCCCGTCCTCGACCTCGCCGCGCTGGAGGGCGCCGGGCGCGAGCTCGGCGCCACGCTGCCGACCGGGAGCGTGGTCTGGCTTCAGGGTGACCTCGGAGCGGGGAAGACCACGCTCACGCGTGCCATCCTGATCGGCCGCGGCGTCACCACGCCCGGTGCCTCGCCGACATACGCGCTGGTGCACCACCACGAGGGGCCGCGCGGCTCGGTGTATCATCTCGACTGCTACCGATTGCGCCATCCCGATCAGGCGGCGGACCTCGACTGGGAAACGCTCGCCACCGCCGATCTGTTGCTGATCGAATGGCCCGAGCGGGCCGGTGCCTGGGCGCCGCCGCCGACCCATCGCATCCACCTCGGCCATGTGGACGAGCACACGCGCTCGATGGAGGTCACCTGA
- a CDS encoding OmpA family protein, producing MSQRTFVSALMGMVLLTTACGKKAEPVTTPQPVTRPTTAVDSDARARQIADSIRAAQTAAAEKLRVAAAAAEAARASLVNEIAETIHFDYNMDAISADDQARLDRKAAILRANPALKIRVTGHADERGSDEYNIALGMRRAVAAKAYLTGKGIDAGRVEVASLGREVPIDAGSNEAAWARNRRDEFEITAGGQSLVKPN from the coding sequence ATGTCTCAGCGTACTTTCGTCTCCGCCCTCATGGGCATGGTGCTCCTGACCACCGCCTGCGGGAAGAAGGCCGAACCGGTCACGACGCCGCAGCCGGTCACCCGTCCGACGACCGCCGTCGATTCGGATGCGCGGGCCCGCCAGATCGCCGACTCGATCCGTGCCGCCCAGACGGCTGCCGCCGAGAAGCTCCGCGTCGCCGCGGCCGCTGCCGAGGCCGCCCGCGCTTCGCTGGTGAACGAGATCGCCGAGACGATCCACTTCGACTACAACATGGACGCCATCTCGGCCGACGATCAGGCGCGCCTCGATCGCAAGGCCGCGATTCTCCGCGCCAATCCGGCGCTGAAGATCCGCGTGACGGGCCACGCCGACGAGCGCGGCTCGGATGAGTACAACATCGCGCTCGGCATGCGCCGCGCAGTGGCCGCCAAGGCGTATCTGACGGGGAAGGGGATCGACGCGGGTCGCGTCGAGGTCGCGTCGCTTGGCCGCGAAGTGCCGATCGATGCCGGCTCCAACGAGGCGGCGTGGGCGCGCAACCGGCGTGACGAGTTCGAGATCACTGCCGGTGGCCAGTCACTCGTGAAGCCGAACTGA
- a CDS encoding PD40 domain-containing protein has product MIRSFRLLMLLPLLALPLAAQDGVRTGISYGPPGVRPGIVVAAAAGLDSVRAIIERDLTFSDRFEVIALPDSSTRITGALQVGIYKLLGAAAVVELQPAPGGIEIKLYDAATGTVTQQGVRPLDRGGVGESRMAIHRVSDEVVTWITGAKGIAATRILFKLAKSNGTDDGIFRIDSDGQNMVRVSRPGGITLSSTWHPDGVRVAYTEMRDQVGTIVLQSLATGSRVTIPTTTTNQNYSAAISPDGSRMAFTRSGEDGSDIFEVDLAQMCCVHRLTTVGRLADNLSPTYSPDGKRIAFISQRGGRPGLYVMDADGSGQQALVFESDASAESQAPDWSPDGTKIVFHRDLAGGRQINILDVARGTVRAVTSSGRNEDPSWAPDSRHVVFKSSRSGRDQLWVLDTETSASRQISTPGGARLPAWSPSLRATTP; this is encoded by the coding sequence GTGATTCGATCGTTCCGCCTGTTGATGCTGCTTCCGCTGCTGGCGCTGCCCCTCGCCGCGCAGGACGGCGTGCGCACGGGCATTTCCTACGGCCCGCCGGGCGTCCGCCCCGGCATCGTGGTGGCGGCCGCGGCCGGCCTCGATTCGGTGCGCGCCATCATCGAGCGGGATCTCACCTTCTCCGATCGCTTCGAGGTCATTGCCCTGCCCGACAGCAGCACCCGGATCACCGGGGCGTTGCAGGTGGGGATCTACAAGCTCCTCGGCGCGGCGGCGGTGGTCGAACTGCAGCCGGCTCCCGGCGGGATCGAGATCAAGCTGTACGATGCGGCGACCGGCACGGTCACCCAGCAGGGTGTTCGGCCGCTCGATCGGGGTGGCGTGGGTGAGTCCCGCATGGCGATCCATCGGGTCAGCGACGAGGTGGTGACTTGGATCACCGGGGCCAAGGGGATTGCGGCGACCCGGATCCTCTTCAAGCTGGCCAAGTCGAACGGCACCGACGACGGTATTTTCCGGATCGACAGCGACGGGCAGAACATGGTCCGGGTGTCACGTCCCGGCGGGATCACGCTCTCCTCGACGTGGCATCCGGATGGCGTACGGGTCGCCTACACGGAAATGCGCGACCAGGTGGGCACCATCGTCCTCCAGTCGCTGGCGACCGGGAGTCGGGTCACCATCCCCACCACGACGACCAACCAGAACTACTCGGCCGCGATCTCGCCGGATGGGTCCCGGATGGCCTTCACTCGCAGCGGCGAGGACGGGTCGGACATCTTCGAGGTCGATCTGGCGCAGATGTGCTGTGTGCACCGTTTGACGACGGTCGGGAGGCTGGCGGACAACCTCTCGCCCACCTATTCTCCCGACGGGAAACGGATTGCCTTCATCTCGCAACGGGGCGGCCGGCCGGGCCTCTACGTGATGGACGCCGACGGCTCGGGTCAGCAGGCGCTCGTCTTCGAGTCGGACGCTTCCGCGGAGTCCCAGGCACCGGATTGGTCGCCGGATGGTACCAAGATCGTCTTCCACCGCGACCTGGCCGGTGGCCGGCAGATCAACATTCTGGACGTGGCGCGCGGGACCGTGCGCGCCGTGACCAGCAGCGGACGGAACGAGGACCCGAGCTGGGCGCCGGATTCGCGCCACGTGGTCTTCAAGTCCAGCCGCAGTGGGCGCGACCAGCTCTGGGTGCTCGACACCGAGACCTCGGCGTCCCGACAGATTTCCACCCCGGGAGGAGCACGCCTCCCCGCCTGGTCGCCGTCGCTCCGCGCGACGACACCCTGA
- a CDS encoding NAD-dependent epimerase/dehydratase family protein has protein sequence MSGSVLITGGAGFIGSHIAEAYLAGGWSVTCLDDLSRGKQDQVPSGARFIKADVRSPEAFQLVADGGFDVVIHQAAQIDVRVSVHEPALDASINLVGFANILAGVAAGKVKRVVFASSGGVVYGDPAVIPTPEPTANLPISPYGVSKLAGEHYLRVLGTLHGFEGVALRYANVYGPRQDPKSEAGVVSIFVSRLLAGQPLTIFGDGTQTRDYVFVRDVARANYLAGSGSAPVSRGDRLDVPAYNIATGRETSVNDLAHFVGNAIGVKPVIEYAEPRLGELARSCLDVSKAEHVLGWTPQVSFDEGMKALAGWFEGTVR, from the coding sequence ATGAGCGGTTCAGTCCTGATCACCGGCGGCGCAGGCTTCATTGGCTCCCACATCGCCGAGGCGTATCTCGCGGGCGGCTGGTCGGTCACCTGTCTCGATGACCTCTCGCGCGGCAAGCAGGACCAGGTGCCGAGCGGGGCGCGCTTCATCAAGGCCGACGTGCGCTCCCCCGAGGCCTTCCAGCTCGTTGCCGACGGCGGCTTCGATGTCGTGATTCACCAGGCCGCGCAGATCGACGTGCGCGTCTCGGTGCATGAGCCCGCACTCGACGCCTCGATCAATCTCGTCGGCTTTGCCAACATTCTCGCTGGTGTTGCCGCGGGCAAGGTCAAGCGCGTGGTGTTCGCTTCGAGCGGTGGCGTGGTGTACGGCGACCCGGCGGTGATTCCGACGCCGGAACCGACCGCCAACCTGCCGATTTCCCCCTATGGCGTCAGCAAGCTCGCCGGTGAGCACTACCTCCGCGTCCTCGGCACGCTGCACGGCTTCGAGGGCGTCGCGCTCCGCTATGCCAACGTCTACGGCCCGCGTCAGGACCCGAAGTCCGAGGCCGGTGTCGTCTCGATCTTCGTCTCGCGCCTGCTGGCCGGCCAGCCGCTGACGATCTTCGGCGACGGGACGCAGACGCGCGACTATGTCTTCGTCCGCGACGTGGCGCGCGCCAACTATCTCGCGGGTTCGGGGTCCGCCCCTGTGTCCCGTGGAGACCGCCTCGACGTCCCCGCCTACAACATTGCCACTGGCCGGGAGACCTCCGTGAATGACCTCGCACATTTTGTCGGCAACGCCATCGGCGTGAAGCCCGTGATCGAATACGCCGAGCCGCGCCTGGGTGAGCTGGCGCGCTCGTGCCTCGACGTCTCGAAGGCGGAGCACGTGCTCGGGTGGACGCCGCAGGTCTCCTTCGACGAAGGGATGAAGGCGCTGGCCGGCTGGTTCGAAGGGACCGTCCGCTGA